The following proteins are co-located in the Candidatus Nitrosotenuis cloacae genome:
- a CDS encoding glycosyltransferase family 4 protein has product MKLLFVSPRYSGGIGGHAAMLADKLREHGIKVELLDVAKIPIKNLKNPSFVITSTISGFFKGGFDIVHAFNVPSAFAMKAVRAKKRVLSVHGVFSDQVNAIHSDVLGSISGITEKRALKWADRLTTDSLATKRLYKEKLGLDFVHLPSPIDTSKFKNLPSVEKKENQVVYIGRDSFEKGIDLLRRIEPKIRGNVVYCTDLAWEEAMIILKQSQVLVVPSRIESLPTVVKEAFYLRVPVVATDAGGTPELVKDGQTGVLVPSGNEEKLLESVNALLADKSRADRMAESAYDFVTKNMTWDVMLPKYVEFYTRLLESD; this is encoded by the coding sequence TTGAAACTTCTTTTCGTCTCACCACGATATTCCGGCGGCATAGGCGGTCATGCTGCCATGCTTGCAGACAAACTGCGAGAACATGGGATCAAAGTGGAATTACTAGATGTGGCAAAGATACCAATTAAGAATCTGAAAAACCCAAGCTTTGTCATTACAAGTACGATATCTGGATTCTTCAAGGGCGGATTTGACATAGTTCACGCATTCAACGTGCCTTCTGCTTTTGCGATGAAGGCTGTTAGGGCAAAAAAAAGGGTTCTATCCGTCCACGGCGTCTTTAGCGACCAGGTAAACGCAATTCACTCCGACGTGCTTGGGAGCATATCTGGGATCACAGAAAAGCGCGCTCTGAAATGGGCGGACAGGCTGACCACCGACTCGCTTGCCACAAAAAGACTGTACAAGGAAAAGCTGGGCCTGGACTTTGTACACCTGCCTAGTCCCATCGACACATCAAAATTCAAGAATCTCCCTAGTGTGGAAAAAAAAGAAAACCAGGTAGTCTACATCGGGCGGGACAGCTTTGAGAAGGGAATAGATCTGCTAAGGAGGATAGAGCCGAAAATACGCGGCAACGTAGTATATTGTACGGATCTTGCATGGGAGGAGGCAATGATCATTCTGAAACAGTCGCAGGTGTTGGTAGTGCCGTCCAGAATCGAAAGCCTTCCGACTGTGGTAAAAGAGGCATTCTACCTGAGAGTGCCAGTAGTTGCCACCGATGCTGGGGGTACGCCGGAGCTGGTAAAGGACGGGCAGACCGGCGTCTTGGTTCCATCTGGTAACGAAGAGAAACTGCTGGAATCGGTAAATGCATTATTGGCAGACAAAAGCAGGGCTGACAGGATGGCGGAGAGCGCTTATGATTTTGTTACAAAGAACATGACTTGGGATGTGATGCTGCCAAAATATGTAGAGTTTTACACGCGCCTCTTGGAATCAGATTAG
- a CDS encoding glycosyltransferase family 4 protein, whose protein sequence is MRLLIGGSSSKLFHLQEFASSLAKFDIECRVVFDADVYDGFPSRRIGNWFQTRSKFNKLINEFKPDAIFIDRHRHFGLAAAKTGKPLLVHLRGDHWKEMEMAKQTLYRSLPRKIAIVQWEKIAEKCFQDASMIFPICRYLADIVKARYPEKRVSTLYQGIDPDKWFHSSGMSLKHPCVGLLQSANIWDKTREMLTLESILKKMPGVTFYWVGDGPYRDYVLSSLKKYDNFKWLGALPYPDKVREYLSEIDVYALVSGLDMSPLTVLESQLMEKPVIATSVGGVPELIKNNVTGLLVEKSNPDDLYEKITILLNDEQKRKEFGRSGRAFVKENFSWERVCSDFATTLKQNVG, encoded by the coding sequence ATGCGACTGCTAATCGGCGGATCCAGCTCAAAGCTGTTTCATTTACAAGAATTTGCATCATCTCTGGCAAAGTTTGACATAGAATGCAGAGTCGTCTTTGATGCCGACGTATACGACGGCTTCCCAAGCAGAAGGATTGGAAACTGGTTTCAGACCCGCTCAAAATTTAACAAGTTAATCAACGAGTTCAAGCCGGACGCGATTTTCATAGACAGGCACAGGCACTTTGGGCTTGCTGCAGCCAAGACGGGAAAGCCGCTCCTAGTACACCTGCGCGGCGACCACTGGAAGGAAATGGAGATGGCAAAGCAGACCCTCTACAGGTCCCTGCCAAGGAAGATTGCCATAGTACAGTGGGAGAAGATTGCGGAAAAATGCTTCCAAGATGCATCCATGATTTTTCCCATCTGCAGGTACCTTGCAGACATTGTCAAGGCAAGATATCCGGAAAAACGCGTCTCAACTCTTTACCAGGGCATAGACCCGGACAAATGGTTCCACTCTTCAGGAATGAGCTTAAAGCATCCGTGTGTCGGACTGCTGCAAAGCGCAAACATCTGGGATAAGACAAGAGAGATGCTCACGCTGGAATCCATACTAAAAAAAATGCCCGGTGTGACCTTTTACTGGGTTGGGGACGGTCCGTATCGCGATTATGTCCTGTCGTCACTCAAAAAATACGACAATTTCAAGTGGTTGGGCGCATTGCCGTATCCAGACAAGGTACGGGAATACCTAAGTGAGATCGACGTTTATGCACTGGTCAGTGGCCTTGACATGTCGCCACTGACGGTACTGGAATCGCAGCTAATGGAAAAGCCGGTAATTGCCACAAGCGTGGGTGGAGTGCCTGAACTGATAAAAAACAACGTAACTGGATTATTGGTGGAAAAATCAAATCCGGACGACCTGTACGAAAAGATCACAATTCTGCTAAATGACGAACAAAAACGAAAAGAGTTCGGCAGATCCGGCAGGGCATTTGTTAAAGAAAACTTTAGCTGGGAAAGGGTCTGCAGTGACTTTGCAACCACGTTAAAGCAAAACGTCGGCTAA
- the tes gene encoding tetraether lipid synthase Tes, with protein MSLIQLSKHSTKSLGKKSTIRFTQSICPDCNMILDAEVFERDGRVFMTKTCPSHGECEELYFGSYEMYKKFSTYWADGKGAHAPNVMIEKCSCPNNCGLCSNHLSHSGLANMIVTNRCDLTCWYCFFYVKKGLEGAYMYEPELAQVRAMMKTLRAERPIPGNSIQITGGEPMLRDDIADVIKIMKQEGVEHVQMNTNGIRHAMDPEAAREVRLAGCNNLYLSFDGVTARTNPKNHWEIPYALDSCRKTGTTVVFVPTVIKSINDHELGGIIRYAQKNMDVVHAVNFQPVSLTGRMGKAEREKYRITIPDCIQRIEEQTKGEVTVDDWFPVPSCMPLTNVIEAFSSKPKYELSIHFACGAGTYVFEDEETKKFVPLPRFCDIQGMLELFEDKAEEIRSGKNKYFTMLEVVRKLSSFVDKKKQPAGLDLAKMFGNILMKRSFDSVGSWHVKGLFLGMMHFQDKYNEDLERLQRCDIHYLTPDLRIIPFCAFNVIPEWYRDRIQKKYSITVEEWEQREGVKLEDGLYRGLMRRGKGDELAAGCAKSQMMHEASQALV; from the coding sequence ATGTCACTAATTCAGCTATCAAAACACTCTACAAAGAGCCTGGGAAAGAAATCCACCATACGATTTACCCAGAGCATCTGCCCTGACTGCAACATGATTCTTGATGCAGAGGTATTCGAGCGCGACGGCCGCGTATTTATGACAAAAACATGCCCCTCACACGGAGAATGCGAGGAGCTTTACTTTGGATCATACGAGATGTACAAAAAGTTCAGCACGTACTGGGCCGACGGCAAGGGCGCGCACGCACCAAACGTGATGATAGAGAAATGCTCGTGCCCGAACAACTGCGGATTGTGCTCAAACCACCTGTCCCACAGCGGACTGGCAAACATGATTGTAACGAACAGGTGCGATCTTACCTGCTGGTACTGCTTCTTCTATGTAAAGAAGGGACTTGAAGGAGCATACATGTACGAGCCGGAACTTGCGCAGGTTAGGGCAATGATGAAGACCTTGCGGGCAGAAAGACCAATTCCTGGAAACTCTATTCAGATTACCGGCGGAGAGCCGATGCTACGTGACGATATTGCAGATGTCATCAAAATAATGAAGCAGGAAGGAGTCGAGCACGTCCAGATGAACACAAACGGCATCAGGCATGCAATGGACCCAGAGGCTGCACGAGAGGTAAGGCTTGCAGGATGCAACAACCTGTATTTGAGCTTCGACGGAGTAACGGCAAGGACAAACCCAAAGAACCACTGGGAGATTCCTTATGCGCTTGACAGCTGCAGAAAGACTGGAACCACCGTTGTGTTTGTACCAACTGTCATAAAATCAATTAACGATCACGAACTGGGTGGAATCATTAGATACGCTCAAAAGAACATGGACGTAGTCCACGCAGTAAACTTCCAGCCGGTATCATTAACTGGCAGAATGGGAAAAGCAGAAAGAGAAAAGTACAGAATCACCATTCCAGACTGCATCCAGAGAATCGAGGAGCAGACAAAGGGCGAGGTAACAGTAGACGACTGGTTCCCGGTCCCAAGTTGCATGCCACTAACCAACGTAATTGAGGCCTTTTCCAGCAAGCCAAAGTACGAACTATCAATCCACTTTGCATGCGGAGCAGGCACCTATGTCTTTGAGGACGAGGAGACAAAGAAGTTTGTCCCACTGCCAAGATTCTGCGACATCCAGGGAATGCTGGAACTGTTCGAGGACAAGGCAGAGGAGATCCGCTCAGGCAAGAACAAGTATTTCACAATGCTAGAGGTGGTAAGAAAGCTCTCAAGCTTTGTAGACAAGAAAAAGCAGCCGGCAGGACTGGATCTGGCAAAGATGTTTGGCAATATTCTAATGAAGAGATCATTTGACTCTGTGGGATCATGGCACGTAAAGGGACTGTTCCTTGGCATGATGCACTTCCAGGACAAGTACAACGAGGACTTGGAAAGACTGCAGAGATGCGACATCCACTATCTGACACCGGACCTTAGAATCATCCCGTTCTGCGCATTCAATGTCATTCCAGAATGGTACAGGGACAGAATCCAAAAGAAGTACTCTATCACAGTGGAGGAATGGGAGCAAAGAGAGGGAGTCAAACTAGAGGACGGCCTGTACAGAGGACTGATGAGAAGAGGAAAGGGCGACGAGCTTGCAGCAGGCTGCGCAAAGAGCCAGATGATGCACGAAGCATCACAGGCACTGGTATAA
- a CDS encoding UDP-glucose dehydrogenase family protein, whose protein sequence is MKLGVIGLGFVGLSLASVLGSKGYKVSGFDSDKSKLNAIKNGIPPFYEPELEYTLKAALRKGFDTTHDLAKIINNCELIFITVGTPQQDDGSIDLSMIKSVASQSGSLLRDTKNKPIIIVKSTVVPGTTQNILLPILEKRSRKSANKDFAVVTNPEFLRESMAIADTKNPHVVVLGGTEGKFMDTVKRFYQKLHKNTPIIVTNSQTAEIIKYANNSFLATKISFINQISNMCQSIPGANVEDVAKTIGLDPRIGPLFLNAGPGYGGSCLPKDVKAMINFSNKIGIKPVLLDAVETVNRYQLENLLSTIKKATGKLKGKKITILGTAFKPDTDDIRDSVSIKLIEILLKHQATISVHDPKAIENTRSIFEDRVEYFDSINDALRGSECAVIMTSWKDYTRINNEHIKQMKRKVIVDTRRMLKKSKINARYFPIGIGLSGSF, encoded by the coding sequence ATGAAGCTAGGCGTAATAGGGCTAGGTTTTGTCGGGCTCTCACTAGCATCAGTACTGGGTTCAAAGGGATACAAGGTATCAGGATTTGATTCAGACAAATCCAAATTAAATGCGATAAAAAACGGAATTCCGCCATTTTATGAGCCAGAATTGGAATACACACTAAAGGCCGCATTAAGAAAGGGTTTTGACACCACACATGATCTGGCCAAGATCATCAACAATTGTGAATTAATTTTCATAACTGTGGGAACGCCGCAGCAGGACGACGGCTCCATTGATCTTTCAATGATAAAGTCCGTGGCAAGTCAGAGCGGCAGTTTGTTAAGAGACACGAAAAACAAACCAATCATAATAGTAAAGAGCACAGTAGTTCCAGGCACAACCCAGAACATTCTCTTGCCGATACTTGAGAAACGATCCCGCAAATCGGCCAACAAGGATTTTGCTGTAGTTACAAATCCCGAATTTTTGAGAGAGAGTATGGCTATTGCAGACACTAAGAACCCCCACGTGGTGGTGCTAGGAGGGACAGAGGGCAAATTCATGGACACAGTTAAAAGATTCTACCAGAAACTGCACAAAAACACCCCAATCATAGTCACGAACAGCCAGACTGCGGAGATAATAAAGTACGCCAACAACTCCTTCCTTGCCACAAAGATAAGCTTCATCAATCAGATCTCAAATATGTGCCAGTCAATTCCAGGAGCAAACGTCGAAGATGTTGCCAAGACGATAGGGCTTGACCCGCGAATCGGCCCGCTTTTCCTAAATGCCGGTCCCGGGTACGGCGGCTCTTGTCTACCAAAGGACGTAAAGGCCATGATCAACTTTTCAAACAAGATAGGGATAAAACCGGTTTTACTTGACGCCGTGGAAACAGTGAACAGGTACCAATTAGAAAACCTCCTATCAACGATCAAAAAGGCAACAGGCAAGCTAAAAGGCAAAAAGATAACCATACTTGGCACTGCGTTCAAGCCAGATACTGACGATATCAGAGACTCTGTGTCGATAAAGCTAATCGAGATTCTGCTAAAACACCAAGCTACGATAAGCGTTCATGACCCAAAAGCCATAGAGAATACAAGAAGCATATTTGAAGACAGAGTCGAGTATTTTGATTCCATAAACGATGCCCTAAGAGGCAGCGAGTGCGCAGTAATAATGACTTCCTGGAAGGACTATACCAGAATAAACAATGAACACATCAAGCAGATGAAAAGAAAGGTAATTGTCGATACCCGAAGAATGCTAAAAAAATCAAAGATAAATGCCAGGTACTTCCCAATCGGAATAGGATTGTCCGGATCATTTTGA
- a CDS encoding NAD-dependent epimerase/dehydratase family protein: MKFAVTGGAGFIGSHLIKYLIDEGHNVTAIDNLNTGKLNNLSKVIDRINFIRGDIRDTKLLQENLRGVDGVFHEAALASVQESFTKIQEYNEVNVQGTENILKTAKEYGFKVVYASSSSVYGNPTKIPIQEDDPKNPINPYAQTKLDDEKLAAKYAKEGVRVIGLRYFNVFGERQSQQYAGVIKKFLKKARNGEAPIINGDGTQTRDFVYVGDVVRANVLAMMSNVDHAFFNVGTATTITVNELADLIVGEFGLDIKPVHGPGLPGDVHTTKADITLAKKLLNWEPRVEIRDWLKQAISEKGNLDSIID, from the coding sequence ATGAAATTTGCTGTAACCGGTGGAGCTGGGTTCATCGGAAGCCACCTGATCAAATACCTCATAGACGAAGGCCACAACGTCACGGCAATAGACAACCTGAACACGGGCAAGCTGAACAACCTGTCCAAAGTAATAGACAGGATCAATTTTATCAGAGGCGATATCAGGGACACAAAACTGTTACAGGAGAATCTGCGTGGCGTAGACGGGGTTTTCCACGAAGCGGCACTAGCATCAGTACAAGAATCATTTACCAAGATCCAAGAATACAACGAGGTAAACGTGCAGGGAACCGAGAACATTTTGAAAACTGCAAAGGAGTACGGATTCAAGGTAGTTTATGCAAGCTCCTCAAGCGTGTACGGCAATCCGACAAAGATCCCAATACAAGAAGACGATCCAAAAAACCCCATCAACCCGTACGCGCAGACAAAGCTCGATGACGAGAAACTGGCTGCAAAGTATGCCAAAGAAGGAGTTCGCGTAATAGGATTAAGGTACTTTAACGTTTTTGGCGAAAGGCAGTCTCAGCAGTATGCAGGCGTAATCAAAAAATTCCTAAAAAAGGCGCGAAACGGCGAGGCGCCAATCATAAACGGCGATGGGACGCAGACGCGCGATTTTGTGTACGTCGGAGATGTGGTAAGAGCAAACGTCTTGGCAATGATGAGCAATGTTGATCACGCCTTTTTCAATGTCGGAACCGCAACCACAATAACCGTCAACGAGTTGGCAGACCTTATAGTTGGAGAATTTGGTCTTGACATAAAACCGGTTCACGGTCCAGGCCTTCCAGGGGACGTGCACACCACTAAGGCAGACATTACGCTTGCAAAAAAGCTGCTGAACTGGGAGCCAAGAGTCGAGATAAGAGACTGGCTCAAGCAGGCAATATCAGAGAAGGGCAACCTCGACTCGATAATAGATTAG